Proteins from one Chitinophaga oryzae genomic window:
- a CDS encoding Crp/Fnr family transcriptional regulator, with protein sequence MKYQEAIIEEILTAAFQDEALRDAYDEAAQEKKFKKGDLLLEQGQICRHTYILLSGAVRGFYLKDGREVTTSFCFAGDVVLSLESATRLTPSPESFEVLEDSLVEVVSVEKMDRLRERFPVFEKVWTLSMEAYAIWLEERLASLQFATAKERYEQLVARYPEIVRQVQLGHIASYLGITLETLSRIRAKG encoded by the coding sequence ATGAAATACCAGGAGGCTATTATCGAAGAAATACTCACGGCTGCTTTTCAGGACGAGGCCCTGCGCGACGCCTATGATGAGGCGGCACAGGAAAAAAAGTTTAAAAAAGGTGATCTGCTGCTGGAACAGGGGCAGATCTGCCGGCATACCTACATCCTGCTTTCCGGCGCCGTCAGAGGATTTTACCTGAAAGACGGCCGTGAAGTCACGACCTCTTTTTGTTTTGCCGGCGACGTGGTACTGTCACTGGAAAGCGCCACCCGCCTGACGCCCAGCCCGGAGTCGTTCGAAGTGCTGGAAGACAGCCTCGTGGAAGTGGTGTCGGTGGAGAAAATGGACCGGCTGCGGGAACGCTTCCCGGTGTTTGAAAAAGTATGGACGCTGAGCATGGAGGCATATGCCATCTGGCTGGAAGAACGACTGGCCAGCCTGCAGTTCGCTACGGCGAAAGAGCGGTACGAACAGCTGGTGGCCCGCTATCCGGAGATCGTACGGCAGGTACAGCTGGGCCATATCGCTTCCTACCTGGGGATCACCCTCGAAACCCTGAGCCGCATCCGCGCAAAAGGATAA
- a CDS encoding response regulator transcription factor, translating to MKVLIIEDEKSMAAEMEAFLKKAYRCDLVASARQAIDRLEDTTYDFVLLDLGLPDMDGLQLLQQARKLCPEAACIILTARGQLEDRIKGLDLGADDYLPKPFSLLELQSRMQAISRRKFGLQDVLVPLGDFNVDLQKRNVYFEQTEITLSRKEFDLLSYMLLHKNRPLSRMQLSDHIWGDLADDEYDSNYIDVHIKNIRRKLSAYAAVDWLQTIRHVGYKIKI from the coding sequence ATGAAGGTGTTAATCATCGAAGATGAAAAATCCATGGCCGCCGAAATGGAAGCCTTCCTGAAAAAGGCCTACCGCTGCGACCTCGTGGCATCTGCCCGCCAGGCCATAGACCGGCTGGAAGACACTACCTACGACTTCGTATTGCTGGACCTCGGCCTGCCGGACATGGACGGGCTGCAACTGCTGCAACAGGCCAGGAAACTATGCCCGGAAGCAGCCTGCATCATCCTCACCGCCCGCGGGCAGCTGGAAGACCGTATCAAAGGCCTCGACCTGGGGGCGGACGACTACCTGCCCAAACCCTTTTCCCTGCTGGAACTGCAGTCCCGTATGCAGGCCATCTCCCGCAGGAAATTCGGACTGCAGGACGTACTGGTGCCGCTGGGCGATTTTAACGTGGACCTGCAAAAGAGAAACGTCTATTTCGAACAAACAGAAATAACCCTTTCCCGCAAAGAGTTCGACCTGCTGAGTTATATGCTGCTGCATAAAAACAGGCCGCTCTCACGCATGCAGCTCAGCGACCATATCTGGGGCGATCTGGCAGATGATGAGTACGACTCCAACTATATCGACGTGCATATCAAAAATATCCGGAGGAAACTGTCCGCCTACGCGGCGGTGGACTGGCTGCAGACCATCCGCCATGTGGGCTATAAAATAAAGATCTGA